TTACCATGCAATGGAAGCAACTAATGCAATGAAGCCTATATTGGGTGAGTATTACCAATTTGATGATACGCCTTTTTATAAGGCATTGTGGAGAGAAGCTACAGAGTGTCTCTATGTGGAACAAGATGAAGGAACTTCTCAAAAGGGTGTTTATTGGTATAGGAACAAGTTTTGAGAGTTGAAAAAAATCATGTCTTGTATCAGTTAATTAAGAAGctaaataagttgatttgtcaTGTAATGAACTAGTGTATTAGTAGTATtatgaatttagtttttttttttaattaaaaaaatgtggaAAAAGTGAGGTGTTTTGAATAAGTTTGTTGTAATCAtggttattattataatgtaaAAATAACAGTGTGTGGAAAGAGTCTTGTGATTATTTGTATTAGTgataatttttgtgtgtttattGGAAGTAGTTAGGGTATACAAGTGGTTGTTGATACCATGACAAGTTTAGATCTTTCCCTTGATTTGGATTTTAGGATATTTGATTGCAGCTTCTAAGGTTCTCTCACTTTCCCTTGGGgcttttgttcttcttttttggATCTTTGTTTGCTTGTTCTTTAAGCTTTGAGCcccttcatttaaaaaaaaaaacttattactACTACTATTATTTTGTAAAGGTATTCAAAATCTAGTTCTTGGAGACCccttagtttaatttttaaagtctatAGTAATTTAAAgccaaattttaaattaagttaatagATATCAAGAGTAATATTGCTTGTTTAAAAAGAATTTAGAATAATATTGCCATGgaataatctttattttttttaataaccatTACACCGTTAATCttaatccaataaaaaaaaaaggaaatttaactttataattttaaggAACAAAGTACAAATTTTTCAaagtaaattataaaatcatcattactatcactttaatttataataatttttatttttatttttttaaaagaggtAAATATAAAATCTCATTTCAATCGATTAGTGGTAGAGTGCGTGGTGGTCGAATATCCAAAGATCACTCTATCACTTTAGTTTGAATCAAGTGGTTAGAGAACTAAAATATAGACTCTATTTTTATATGCAAATACTGGTAAGATAACGTGGTTATGTTAGTTTTTCATGTTTGAATTTGAGACTTCATTTCCTTTGTAAGATTCTTTAGTCTTTGTTTTGAGAATTTGGAAGAGAAGAGAGAACTTTGAAGGGgttgaaaataagaaaatagagATAAATTTTCTacattaaaagagttgtttgtagaaaataatataagaatgcttatgattattaatatttagagtattataataatatagatATGATTTTGAATAATTAGTTTAAACCTTCCAAAGTCCTtctttaatacaattttttatttctcgtgtaatatgaatattttgtattacgagaaaacaaacattttaaaattttcgtcTTATAAAGTTCTTCTTTTcttctatttcatttttaatttattctaaaTCTTTTATCTCCTATCTaaatatccaaataaaacattaatgtattttaatttatcaactAAACTACTTACGAAATTTGATTCCTATGGAATCTCCGTTTAATATtggttataaaaatagtttattaatttCCCTTTGTCAGATCAATAATTACACTACTATATAAATTTatactttattaattttttttataagttttttgaaTTGCCCAGAGAgtcttaatttttttcctaagagatattattaatttatacaatttcatataaaatcgattgtgtttatttttattataaataaatattggtGGTTGATAATTAGTTAGAGACGAGAAGAGTTATTAACGTTAAAGATCAAatcataaactttttttaaaagttttttggtCTAACTCTTATCATTAGACTACATATTCTATTCTAAATGGCTGATAATTCAAATAATAAGGATTATTTATCTCATAGAGTTCAAATATCCTAAATGAAAATATCagattaattttattacaaataaaaacataaaattgaaataCAAGCACAGATTATTTTTCCacaaaaagttattattataataaataaattttagtaagaaaatggttttgttgaaatttGATCTTACTAGAATGTTAGTTACAGAGAAGTCCTCGACCACGTAGCTTGACGAAGCGAAACTGATAAAACTAAAAGCGCTGTCATTATTAATACCTTCCTCATTTCTTCTTCGATCAAATCCGCAACATCAATTTCACTTCaggttctttttctttcttctcttttctcaatttcaattttactttCCTAATTTTACCCAAATTCGTAATTTCCTCATTACATCACCCACTTAGGTCTTCTGCTGTTTCTTTTGCTAATAAATTTAAAGGATCGGAGACGAAATTGGATTTTTGAGCAACTTTTTCATACAATCGTTGCTTTTATTGCAATCTTGTTGGGGAGGGTTTAGTTTCTAACCTCAATTAGTTAGGGTTATTATAATTTGCCTCTTTAATTGGTGGGTCTTtctgattaattaattttgttatttattacaGCTTGGTTAggttgttgtggtgattgtgCGAATTGGAGATGAGTCAAAGGGGTTTGATATATAGCTTTGTTGCCAAAGGAACTGTTGTTTTAGCAGAACACACTCAATATACTGGAAATTTCAGTACCATTGCTGTTCAGTGCTTGAACAAGCTTCCTTCAAATAGCACCAAATACACTTATTCATGTGATGCCCACACCTTTAATTTCCTCTTAGACAATGGATTCGGTATTATTCAATCTTCCTGcttgtttttttattgtgtGTTCCTTTTTATATGCCatttgttagaaaaaaaatggttcctttttaaatgtcatttttaatgtTCAAAGTAGTATAAACTATTGTTTTGTCAAAATTATCTCAGAGAGAGAAATAAATGGGTTCATGTAATAATCTGGACGTTAGATTTGGGACACCGTATAAAATACAGGCAGAATGAGTGTGTTCACTACCCCAGGACCAAACTGAAGAGAGAGAGGAGAAAATTATGAAACAATTGAAAACCGTAACATTATACGGTGTCGGACATCACAATCTGATGTCCACAAATCATTTCTCTATAGTAAATCGATAAGGGCACTATatgaaaatgataaataatttcatcAAAGGTAGCAAAATTTAATGGTTTCCTTGGTATGTACGTATGACCTTAAAacgaaaatttaaaatgaacaGGTTTTTCTCATAGGTTTTTGAGCTCTCATATCAATTGGCCTTAACGAAATCTGCTGCTTTGAGCTCTCATAGGTTTTTCTTTGCTCTGCAGTTTTCCTTGTTGTTGCTGATGAATCAATTGGAAGGAGTGTTCCTTTTGTATTTCTCGAACGGGTGAAGGATGACTTTAAGCAGCGCTATGGTGCTAGTATTAAGAGTGCAAGTGACCATCCACTTGCTGATGATGACGAGGACGACGATTTATTCGAAGATAGATTTAGCATTGCTTATAATCTTGATAGAGAATTTGGGTTTGTTTATGCTTGATCCCTTTTTAAGTTTTCTGTTTGTCTTTGCGatgtttgttttatagttttgttATGCTGTTACACAGGCCAATTCTTAAGGGGCATATGCAGTATTGTTTGACCCATCCCGAAGAAATGAGTAAACTGTCAAAATTGAAGGCTCAAATAACTGAGGTCAAGGGGATAATGATGGATAATATTGAGAAGGTATATGACACTAAACCTAATGACACACACACGGACACAATCTTTCAGCTCTGATACTTGGTGGAAATACTAACTAATTCATCTTTGGACatactgttattttttttcttcctgtaAATTATATATTAGCGATGATTACATTAGTATTGCAATACTGTTTCAAACTTGGTGTATTTTAATTTTGCTTCCTGGTGGGACTTGTAAAAAGTATTTAGATCTGCATGGCCTTTCTGAAGATTTATTTTTGTAGGCAATGACGTCATGATTACCTAATCAACTCCACCTAGTCAGTGTGAAAAATAGTTTGGTGATTGTTATATTTTCTTTCCTCTGGGAACTCGTGAGGCATTAACAGTATGAGAGTTTGACTTGGATATTATACTTTGAAAATGACACACTTGACATTCACCAAGTTAGGTTTACAGTTATTCAATTGAGAAGTATCCACCCAACAATGTGAAGTATTTAGCTTCTAACTTCTCACTTAgtccattaaaatatttatcatggtTTACAGTTATATTTCTTTGGTTTGTAAGGCTTTGTGCAGAAAGGTGTCGTGTTTTCAAAATAATGGTTTATATGTTGCAAATTTATTGGATAAACTTGTCTTCTTTTTTGTGTGTGGTGCTATGATACTGGCTATTTTCAAGGTTTTAATACCCCCTACCTGTATTCACATAGCTTTGCTAGCTTTACTATGttcttttattgtttgatcttgtTTGCAAATCTTTCTCTTCCTCCAACACACATGCTCATATCGTGCATTTGCAATTGTGTTGGGTTGCATGCTTCTCAATTTGCAGCCTAGCAGATTTCGTTAAGGCCAATTGATATGGCAATGGCATTGCTTCACTCTGTTGTTGCCGATTTTCATTTTCAAGCTATTTACtatgattttgttttatatcAGGGCAAATAAACAATTTAGTATATTAAGATGGCAGTAAGCCATTTGACCCATGTTACTAACCCCACCTAATGGCCGTAAGCCATTTGACCCATGTTACTAACCACTCAACTACATTGCTCTTACATCTAATTCTCAAAATCCTATTATGAATAGGTCAAATGTACACAATCACCTTCATCTTATGCTAACCTTAtgttcaataataaaaaatcataattttatgaCTTTTCCTTAGTGCACTATGTGTATTGAACTGCTCAAGTAGGACTAGATGAAGACTGACGGTTGTGCCTTTATGCACGCATTTGTAAAAGACATGGAACTTCGGATCATTGGAGCAAAATTTTTTGGAAGGTTTTCTAGTAATAAAAACTATGAGTAATACTTTAGCACATGaatcatatattattatactCTGGCTAGTAAAATTTTCACGATTCATACAAGAAATGTTTGTATTCATCCCATCTTTTGATTTTGAGGCACACTGAATAGGATTTGGATCCTATCGTATCACTGGATCAACTTGTTGGAGAGAGATAGACACAGATTTTGTTGTGTAGGAAAGGAACCAGCCATGACGTTGGTCCTTTAGCAATGTTTGAAATTGTCTTTATCTTTTATAACAGAATCTTCTCTTATATTTGACTAGATAGATTCCAGATCcatattaaatgaaaatttcCCTTTTAGGCCGTGGCTTTATAAGATTTGCTTGGGTTATATACTTTGGTGGTTGTGACAATTAGACCAAAGGGTTGGATGCTTACTTCCTTGTTAAGTAGACTTGCTTAAATTGGGATACTGTAGAGTGTCTAAGTCTAGTTGGATACTTAAATTGGGATATACTCTACTTTTATGCTAGATGCTTATCAAGGCAATCTTTGTTGCCCTGTAATGAATAAAATTAcctatatatatgatttttatatcAGTTTCAAATCGGGAATCAGAAGAAACCATTTAAACTTTTCTACTATTTTcagaaaatatgttttttgaaTATGAAGCACTTTTAAACATCATTTGGATTCTCTGTTTTGAAGGTTTTGGATCGTGGAGAGAAAATTGAACTTCTGGTGGATAAAACAGAAAACTTGCAGTTCCAGGTATTTAAAATTATCCAAATCCAAACATGTCTGATCTTTGAAGCAATCTACTGATGTGAATGTATTTATTTTGCATTAAAATTTAGGCTGATAGCTTCCAGAGGCAGGGCAGACAGCTGAGAAGGAAGATGTGGCTGCAGAATCTCCAAATGAAGCTGATGGTGGGAGGGGGAATCTTTatcttaattataatattatggGTTATTGCTTGTGGGGGTTTCAAATGTTGATTGACCTATAAGAAACTAAGTCTCTATTTGGGCACATTAAGGGATTTACAAAATGATATATTCGACTTGTACATGGGATTCCACTAGT
The genomic region above belongs to Cicer arietinum cultivar CDC Frontier isolate Library 1 chromosome 4, Cicar.CDCFrontier_v2.0, whole genome shotgun sequence and contains:
- the LOC101514023 gene encoding vesicle-associated membrane protein 727 produces the protein MSQRGLIYSFVAKGTVVLAEHTQYTGNFSTIAVQCLNKLPSNSTKYTYSCDAHTFNFLLDNGFVFLVVADESIGRSVPFVFLERVKDDFKQRYGASIKSASDHPLADDDEDDDLFEDRFSIAYNLDREFGPILKGHMQYCLTHPEEMSKLSKLKAQITEVKGIMMDNIEKVLDRGEKIELLVDKTENLQFQADSFQRQGRQLRRKMWLQNLQMKLMVGGGIFILIIILWVIACGGFKC